ATAGGTCTTGTAAGAATTCAGCAATATAATGGTCTTCTTGTGGAGGTCTTCCCACAACCGTTGCTGCCCAAATGGCATCTTTTCTATGGAGGATATGGGAGAGATCTAAGTAAGGGTAATCATGTAACAACGAATAGTATCCATAATGGTCACCAAACGGACCTTCGGGTCTTCGTAATTTCGGTGGAATGGATCCAATGAGAGCAAAATCTGCATCAGCAACAATGGGGTAAGGTGAAACAGTTTTGTCTTTTTTCATCCGGAGTTTTTCTCCCATGAGAAAGGAAGCAAATACAAGTTCTGGGATCTCTTCCGGTAGTGGTGCCACAGCGGCAATGGTGAGAGCAGGAGGCCCACCGATGTAAACATGTGCAGGAAGGGATTTGTTTTCCTTTTCTGCTTCGTAATAATGGAACCCACCTCCTCTGTGGATTTGGATGTGCATCCCTACCGTTTTTTCACCAAACAATTGTACACGATACATCCCCAAATTACCGTTTCCAGAACTTGGATGTTGTGTATAAACTAGAGGCAAAGTGACAAAGGGACCACCATCTTTTGGCCATGACACAAGGCCCGGAAGTTCTTCCACGCTGGGAACACTGCCATCTAAAATAGGTGCCCGCCTGACTTGTTTTAAGCCCACCTGAAACGGCAAAAGGCCAAGGGAACGTTCTTTCCAAAGTTTGGAAAACCGCGGAGGGAAAATTTCTTTCGCAAGTTTGGCAAGTCTTGCGATCGTTTGTACGGGTTTTTCGCCAAAAGCCAAATGGATTCGTTTTTCAGAACCATAAAGATTGGTAGCCACTGGAAACTTGGTTCCCTTTACATTGGTAAAGAGCAGGGCAGGTCCTTTTTTTGCGACCACTCGCCTTTGGATTTCTGCCAGTTCTAAATTGGGGTCAACCAAATCGGAAATGACCCGGAGCTCTCCCTCTTTTTGTAAAAGTTTTACAAAATCATTCGTAGATCGTAGTGATGCCATAAAAAGGAATAGACGGCTCCTTGTTTTCTTAGACGCTTAAGGGCATAAATTCTATGTCCCAAGAACCAAATACTTCACAACCTATCATTACCGATATCAAAAGAATCGCAGTTTGCGGTGGATCGCTAGGAAGAGAACGACGCTCCTATGTGCGTGGTCAGGTAGTCGATGTAGGGATTACCGATTTGATGAAGGCAGATGGCCTCTGGGACCTAGTGACAGGGTTATTTAAGGGTGATGAAACCAAAATCACTCCCTTTCTCGATTTTTCCCTCGCCCCGGTTCGTAAACCAGTGTTAAAATTAGAAGTCCATGATGCGACAGGCAAACTCATCTATACCTCTGGTAAAATCAAGGCGGATGAGGATGGTTTTTTCTCCTGTGAAATCCGAGACAAACTGCCAGTAGGATCCCATGATTTCCAAGTGATTCTAGAAGGATTAGATAGTTTTCGACAGTATTCCAAAGACTTAGCCCATTTAAATGCCACCGAAAATTCCATCTTAGGAAGGACTACCATTGTTGGAAAAGGGAAACTACGGATCATCGCAGAAGACTACCAAGGCATTGTTGTTACATCAGACATTGACCAAACGTATCTAGCGACAGATATTCACTCTGGAAAAGGAAAATTCTCTGCTTTATTCGAGACACCTAACCAAAAACAGGCGCTACCAGGGATGCCTGAATTGTATCGAGAACTTAGAATCAACTTAGAGAATGCTCCCCTCGCCTTTATTTCCGCAAGCCCTCATTTTTTTCGAAGGACCATGCTTGCCACAATCGCAAAAGATAACATACACATTGAATCTTTACATCTAAAATACTTAGAAGGAACAATCAAAGGAGTTTTTGACAAAGTCATTGATACAATCTTCAATCCTCTTACATTTTTTCAAAATGGATTCAAACCAGCTTGGTCACGGACTAAAAAATTCTTAGGTGCCTCTTACCAAAGCCTATTCGATCAAATGTCTTATAAACTTTCTATTCTTCTGTACGACCGAATCTATTTACCCACAAATTCGAAAGAGATCCTACTCGGAGATAATACAGAATCCGATTATATGATCTTCACACTGTACCAATTGATCTGTATGGGAAAATTAAGTGGAGATGAGTTAGAAGAATATTTATACCAATTGAATTTTTTAGGTAGAGATGCCATCACAAGAGACGCAGCAAAAAAAATCAGACTGTATGCGGAAGAAATCCTTCGTATCCATGGACCTAAAAACCCAGTAACGCTTACTCTCATCAATCGCACAAGTCATGGTCCTAGTGAAATGGATATGATCCAAAAAGTAAAAGATGCCCTACCTAAAGGTATTTTCGAAACAGAATTTTCGAAGAAACCTCCCTTTTACGGAACAGAAGGTGCCATGGGAATGGCCATCCTTTTAGAAAATCATGGTTATCTAGATCCTAACCAAATTTTAACCATCATCGCAGGTATGATTGGAAAAGTTTTGGAAGGAAAACTTGTAGATGAAACTTTTATTTTAAAACAACTCGATGAGCTAACCCTTCCCAAAGAAGCGGAAGGAACAAAAGCGAAAATCAAAGAGAATTTAAAATCTGCGTTTTTAAATTAAATTTCAATTGAGTAATTTTGTATGATTAAATTTTGAAAAATATTTTAAAAAGAAAATCTTCCTATACTTAAAGATTGAATAGAGATTTACCAACAGAGGAATTGCCAATAGGATCATCATCACTAATTGGCTTACACTATTTTTTGGGAAAAAATCTACTGCCACCAACAATTTCAACATATAAAATGGAGCAAAAGATAAAATTGTAAGCATGATAGAAACAAATATCAACTCACCACGAGTGGTTTTCGCATAATAAAATTGATTTTTCGCTATATCATATCTCGGCTGAGACCATTCACGAATTTTCAGGAAAGGTTTTTCAATAAAATAATAACTAAGTAAAGCAATTAACGTAGAAACCATC
The nucleotide sequence above comes from Leptospira levettii. Encoded proteins:
- a CDS encoding phosphatase domain-containing protein; translation: MSQEPNTSQPIITDIKRIAVCGGSLGRERRSYVRGQVVDVGITDLMKADGLWDLVTGLFKGDETKITPFLDFSLAPVRKPVLKLEVHDATGKLIYTSGKIKADEDGFFSCEIRDKLPVGSHDFQVILEGLDSFRQYSKDLAHLNATENSILGRTTIVGKGKLRIIAEDYQGIVVTSDIDQTYLATDIHSGKGKFSALFETPNQKQALPGMPELYRELRINLENAPLAFISASPHFFRRTMLATIAKDNIHIESLHLKYLEGTIKGVFDKVIDTIFNPLTFFQNGFKPAWSRTKKFLGASYQSLFDQMSYKLSILLYDRIYLPTNSKEILLGDNTESDYMIFTLYQLICMGKLSGDELEEYLYQLNFLGRDAITRDAAKKIRLYAEEILRIHGPKNPVTLTLINRTSHGPSEMDMIQKVKDALPKGIFETEFSKKPPFYGTEGAMGMAILLENHGYLDPNQILTIIAGMIGKVLEGKLVDETFILKQLDELTLPKEAEGTKAKIKENLKSAFLN
- a CDS encoding UbiD family decarboxylase, which gives rise to MASLRSTNDFVKLLQKEGELRVISDLVDPNLELAEIQRRVVAKKGPALLFTNVKGTKFPVATNLYGSEKRIHLAFGEKPVQTIARLAKLAKEIFPPRFSKLWKERSLGLLPFQVGLKQVRRAPILDGSVPSVEELPGLVSWPKDGGPFVTLPLVYTQHPSSGNGNLGMYRVQLFGEKTVGMHIQIHRGGGFHYYEAEKENKSLPAHVYIGGPPALTIAAVAPLPEEIPELVFASFLMGEKLRMKKDKTVSPYPIVADADFALIGSIPPKLRRPEGPFGDHYGYYSLLHDYPYLDLSHILHRKDAIWAATVVGRPPQEDHYIAEFLQDLLSPMFPLVMPQVLGVWAYEESGVHSLAAAVVKERYFREAFMGALRILGEGQLSLTKCLLVTNERVNLKNFSETFRVITERSDPRTDFFIFSNISQDTLDYTSGTVNKGSKLLWMGITDPNKPIINTNLPKEFNGSFKDKRFQNPKVFLPGVLVVKGSEFKPNDRLAETLLSEDLGKFSYVFLVDDSEDAVKSDSDFIWTMFTRMEPASDVYARTETIRNHISYQVPIVFDCRMKPWIPEVLTPLPETVKQVEERFGKWIDSLPLG